GAAAACTGCCACTGTCTGCGTGCAAACCGCCGGTATTGATGGTTGACTAAGATTATCTATGCTGGTATAATAAAAATTTCATAATTTGACAAAAAGCGCAGAACATGCTATACTTTTAGAGTAGAAAATTACATGTCTGTAGCTTGCACAAGAGATAGCAGAACTTGGCACAATGCGCGCGTTAAGGGAACCGAATAAGCGTGCTTTTCTTGTAAAGTAAACCTTATCTGGGGTGATAAATGTTGGCAGCCACCAATGCGCTTTTACAAATCAGGCGCAGCCTGGAAACTCACGTGGGACAGCAAATACGCTTGCGAGCCCACCGGGGTCGCCGGAAAACGCTGGAAAAAGTTGGTGTACTTGAGAATACCTATCCCTCTATCTTTGTGGTAAGAATTGATGAGCCCAACTATAATCAGCGACTTTCCTTTTCCTATGCAGACGTTTTAACGGAAACTGTCGAGCTGACACTGATGCAAAAAGCACGGGAAAGTAAGACGAAAAATCTGGCATAATTTTGAAACGAAGAGAAAGCACAGCTTACAAAGCTGTGCTTTCTCTTTTTTTGCTGCCAGTGTTATAGTTTCACAGTTTTGCGAAGCTTAAAATAAGCAAAAAAAGACATATTTGCTGCTGCGAGAAAATAGATATGTTAAAGATATGCATGCCTTGGTCACATTTTCCGCGGTAATCTCATATTATTTAACGGGCGATGCCACGGGAAAGGGGGCGTGGGATACATTTTTCCGTTTTTTGCATATAGTGTAGTAAATTAGATGAAAGGAGGCCGAACATGGGTAAAGATGATCATGTTGTTGCGCTGGAATGTATCAGCGAACTGTTGAAGGTGGAGCAGGTCGTTGGTGAAAACGCCTCACAGACCTCTGTCATCAGAGATGTAACCCTGCCGGACAGAGTTCGTAAAATCACCGAAGTAGACGCCACCCTTCGCAATGTCCGGGGCCGTGTAATTGAAAATAAGGTGGTAGTGGAAGGTATCGTCCATAAGCAAATTTTCTATGTGGATGATGATACCGGCCAGTTGAAGGAGTTTACGGTACCGGAAGAAAGATTTGTACATTTTGTGGATGTGCCCGGTGCAATGCCCGGCATGAATGTGCAGGTACATGGAAGAATTGAGTTTGTTGGCCATGACTTTATCAAGGAAATAGTGGATAACAAGAAAAAAGGCAGGGCCGACGAGGGTTCGGCAAGTGAGGAGACCGGAGCACAGGAAGTTGACGCCAACTGGGGTAAGCCGGGTTTCCCAAGCAAGCCTGAAAAGCCCGACAGGGTAGAATCTCTGTTTAGGCAGACAGTGGTTCTGGAATTGTTTGCCAAGGTCACTGAGACCATGCAGCTCAATGTTGTTGTGGATGCAGTTGGCATTCCGGAAGACCGGGTAATGACCGAACTACTCAAGGTGGATAGTGTAATAGGTGAGGGCGCAGCGCAGGCAAAAGTGCGGGCCGACATCGATTTTGACCGTCCGGCGCGCAAGATTCAACGGATAGATTCAGAGGTCAGAAATGTCACAGCCCGGGTCATTGAAAACAAAGTGGTTGTGGAAGGTGTGCTCCACAAACAGATTTTCTTTGTGGGTGCCGATGATGATGTAGTGTATGAAGTTTCCGTTGATGAGCCGTTTACCCACTTTGTGGATATTCCCGGAGCTTTTCCCGGCGCCAATGTGCAGGTCTTCCCCAGGGTGGAATTTGTCAATGTTGTAATTGACAACTATGATCCTACCATGGGAGTTCAGACCGCCATCATCGACATATTCGTCAAAGTGACGGAAACGGTTCAGGTGGATGTAGTTACCGATATCAGAGATGTGCCGGTAACAAAAGAATTGCTGAAGGTTTCCCAGGTTATAGGCGAAGGCGCACGTCAGGAAACTATTGTGGCCAATCTTCAGGCGCCTGCTCCGGCCAGAAAGATTGCCGGTCCGCCGGACACCCGTTTTGAAAACGTGGAAGCGCGAGTCATAGAGAACAAAGTTATTGTCGAGGGCGATCTGGTCAAACAAATCTTTTTTGTCCGGGATGGGGAAGTTCCTGAAGTTTTGGAGTTCGAGGTAACTGAACGCTTCACTGTATTTGTGGATATCCCCGGGGCCATGCCCGGCCATGTGGTGCAGGTTTATCCCCGTGTGGAATTCACCGATTTTGAAATCGATCCCCAGGATCGCACACAAATCCGTCAGACTTCAGTGATTGAAGTATTTGTTAAGGTAACGGAGTTTGTCCAGCTGGAAGTTGTAACAGACTGTGAAGTGGCTCCCGTTCCTTCAGTGACCATTTATGTGGTTCAGCCCGGCGACACACTCTTTAAGATCGCCAAAAAATTCAGTGTTACAGTTGATGAAATTCTGGCGGCAAACCCGGACATCACCGATCCTAACGTGATTTTCCCGGGTCAGAAGATCTTTATTCCAAGAAAATAACCAGGAAAATGTAGCATCGCTGATGCTACATTTTTTTTGTGCCTGTCCCCCATCATTGGACAGTAAACTTTTCCTTGCTTTCCACATACGATAAAACGGGGAGGCGTGAAAAATGGGAAATGAAAAGTTTGAACACATCAGTCGTGTTCTGCCGTTAATATTGGCGGCGGGAGAAACAGAGTTGGATTTTTCGTTATTGTGGTCTTTGCCCGGAAATGTTAGTGAGTATAATGAGCCGGAACTGACAGTTATGGATGTGGAGGCCCAGGCGCTTGAAAATCAGATCTGTATACGTTTTTCCATTAATCAGGAAACCTACTACGTGGACGAGAAAACAGGCCTGGTGGAGAAAGCATCCACCACCCATCAGCAAACCCGTCTTTTGCCTGTGGACAACATAAAGCCGGGCGATCTGGTTCAAGTTGATGTGGCAGCAGACCTGCGGGGAAACTGGCAAGCGGTACGCAGCAAGGACGGTACATCATTTAAAGGAGACTGCCGTTTGTCAGTGGGCTATACCGTACAGGAGCAGCAGGAGGTAATGTTTTATAAGCCCGCGCAGCTGGATGGCGAGATTCTGGCAGAGTCGTTGAGCGTTGAGTCCATCCACAGCCGGTTTGCGCGAACCATCGATTTGGCAATTCCGGCAGAGTTTACAGAAGCACCCGCCAGTTTGGCAAAAATTGAAGCAGAACTGGTTAATGTTAAAGCAACCAGTCTCTTTGCCTGGGTTAAAGTGGAGGGGGAAGTGGTAGCTCAGTTACCTTACCTAAACAATGAGGGCCAGCCCTGTGAGGAGATGGTTGTCTATCCTGTAAAACAATATCTGGAGGTGCCTGAAGCGCGGCCGGATATGGAGGTTGCGCCCGGTGGCAGGGTGGAGATATTTACCTGCCAGCATGAAGACGGGGAAAAAGCAGGGACACTGCGCGGTTTGCTGCATATCCAGGGACGTTTGTCACGGCTTGAACCCCTTAATGTTGCTCTGCAGGCTCGCAGTCATCAGTCTTTTTACCATGGCCATAAACCTCACCAGTACCCCCATGATAAACCTTTCTGGTTAGAGCAGGTGGTGGGCACCGGTTCTTCGCAGACTTTGATTCAGCGGGAAATTATTTTTGTCAGGCGGGCCAGAAAAGTACGGGAGCCGGTGGATGCCAGAGTCCGAAACCTGCGCCATGAAATTATCCCCAACAAAGTCATCGTCCGGGGCGTACTGCATAAGCAGATAATGGCTGTGGATGCAGAAACCAGTGTGGTATTTTCCCAGGATGTCCGTGAGGATTTTGTTCATTTTGTAGACGTACCCGGTGCCTCTCCGGGCATGCGAGCCCACGTGGACGCCAGGGTAGAGTTTGTAAAAGTAGATATTCATCCGGGGGGAGAGACTGCCCGCCAGGTAACCATCATCGAGATTCGGGTCAAGGTGACCCGTCCGGTGAAAAAGGATGTGGTGGTAAGCCCCATAAGCCCGCCGCACAAGCCTGTCAAGCCTCCGGCAAAGCCTGAGAAAAGAGTTTATACAGTTCGCTCCGGCGACTCGGTCTGGAAGATTGCCAATATGTTTGGTGTTTCCATGGAGTCCATCATCAGAGCCAACAATCTGCAAAACCCCGATCTGATCTTTCCCGGCCAGCAATTGATTATCCCCCGCTAATGGCAGATTTGACCATCTGTGCGAATTTAGGAAACAGCGGCTGATGAAGCCGCTGTTTTTCTAATTAACATAATTTGTTGCCGCGCTGCACTCCGCAATGGGTTTTGAAGAAAAACGCATCACTAATTATAATGAAATCATAACAATATTAAGTTATGTTAACATCTTAGCCTGAAGGAGTGTATTGTTTTGCACAAGAAATGGACAAGCATCTTTTCCCTGGCACTATTTATCACCTTGATGATTGGTTTCTCCTCTGTGGCGGAAGCAACCACCACCCGTTTTGTTTTCCGTTACACATCCAACGGATGGCAGCGAATTTCTTCACCGGCCCAAAATAACAACCGGGTTACATATGCTTTTTACCAGGCAGAACGCGGTGAAAATCTCTTCCGCATCAGCAAAAGGCATGATACCACCGTAACAGAGCTTATGCGCTTAAATCGTCTCTCCGGCACTGGCATTCGTGCCAGGCAGCTGTTATTGGTTCCTGTCCGGACTCCTGACCCCAAGCCGGAACCGCAACCGGAACCGCAACCGGAACCGCAGCCGGAACCACAACCGGAACCACAACCGGAACCGCAGCCGGAGCCGCAGCCCGAACCACAACCACAACCTGAGCCCAAGCCCGAGCCTAAGCCGGAGCCACAACCGGATCCCGTTGAGCAGCCGGTAAGCGGTCTGACCCAAGAAGAACAGCAGATGCTGGATTTGGTAAATCACGAACGGACAAGCCGGGGATTGCCGGCACTGCAGGCCGATCTGGAGGTGACCCGGCTTGCCAGGCTGAAAAGTCAGGATATGATTGATTACAACTACTTTTCACATCAGTCTCCCACATACGGTTCCCCCTTTGATATGATGCGCAATGCCGGGGTTAGCTACCGTACCGCAGGAGAGAACCTGGCCGGAAACTCGTCGGTGGAGAGAGCCCATACCGCTCTCATGAATTCTCCCGGACACCGGGCAAATATCCTAAACCCTGATTTCACCCATATCGGTATAGGCATCATCACCGGCGGCCGCTATGGTAAGATGTTTACCCAGATGTTTGTGGGCAGATAAGCGTAGAAATACAAAAAGTGCCTGAATCTTAGCGACTCAGGCACTTTTCTTTGTTCTACTGGAAATTATAACGCTTTGCAGTTAGCAAAGCTGCTAAGGAAACCAGTATCAAAAGCACGCGTTAAGGGATGATATGCTCCCCTTTGAGTAGACACCTGAAATAAGCGTGCTTTTTTCTTGATTCAATCTTGCCGGCTTAAACTAAAGACATGCCGGTTAGAAGGCGTTATCTCTTTTTTCTTATTCAAACTTGGGGATGACCAGCAATTTGCCGGGGTGCAGGTATTTGGGGAACTTGATTTTGTTGAAGTGGATTAATTGTTCCGGGGTGATTCGGAAGCGCCGGGCAATGGTTTCCACCGTGTCGCCGGGGCGGACCTGGTAAACCTCTTTGCCGATATGCTCCGGAATTTTGACTTTTTCTTCTTTTTCAAAGATGATGACCGGTGTTCCGATGGGGGTAAGCGGGAACAGCTCTTCCACGTCTTCGTTATACATGCGGACACATCCGGCGGTGGCTGCTGTGCCGATGGTCCAGGGGTTAAAGGTGCCGTGGATTCCGTGCCGCTGGTATGTAAATGCCATCCAGCGGGTTCCCAGCATTTGGTGAGGACGCGGGTTTTTCTCGTAAACACTGAACTCGCCCAGAGGGGTGGGTGTGTCAGGTTTACCGATGGCGATGGGGTATGTTTTGTAATACTGGCCCTGATGGTAGAAAGTTAATTTCTTCATCAGCCGGTTTATTTCTATGCGTGTCATTTTAAAGCCTCCGTACATTAGTTGGTATAACATCATATGTGGCGGAAATTTTTTTGTTAATTTAGTGGTATATTTTATTAAAAATTATCGAATTATAAATAAATTAACAGCTATAGTCCTGTTTTTTTCGGGCAAATTATAAATGTCTCTTCATTGTTTAAAAAAAAACAAGGAGTTGAGGCTATATGAGTCCGAGGCGTAAACCGATTATGTCCGATGCTCTTAAAGAGGAAATAGCCGAAGAGCTGGGAGTAGCTAATGTGGTGCGTCAGGATGGTTGGGGCAGTGTTTCTTCCAGGGACTGTGGTAACTTGGTGAAGATGGCCATTGAACGTGCAGAAAAAGCTCTGATGAATGGACAGTAAGGAAAACAGGCATGCTTAAAAAAGCATGCCTGTTTTTTTGGGCCGGAAATTATAACTCCTGGCGATTTGACACTGCTACGCTGGATAACCTACCAATTTAAGGGCTGTTTTGGAGAAATTTGCCGATTATAAAGGAATTCTAAACCGAATGTGGAATAGTTAAGCATAAATTTAGATTTGTAGAATTTGGGCAGAATATGTTGTGACAGATGCCGATTAGTTATGGAGGGTACATATGAAAGAGCTTAGAAGTTTACAGGATGTTCAGAATATGGAGGTTAATTCGGGCCGTAAGCTGAATTCAGCTACCCATGAAGAGGTGTTGGCCGGGGCTACCACTGATATTTATTTTATCCGCACCCTGGAGATTCTTAATGCTACCAACCGCAGTGACGCCGTTGTCACCGCAGAGGTTTTTGCCAGCCGTCCCGGAGTACTTTGCGGAATTGAAGAAGCTGTGCAGCTTTTAAAAACCAAAGATGTGAAGGTATGGGCTTTGGAAGAAGGCGAAGAATTTGCACAAAAAGAAGTGGTCTTGCGCATTAAAGGCCGCTACAGCGATTTTGGCATTTATGAGACGGGAATCCTTGGTATGCTGGCCAGTTCCAGCGGTTGGGCAACTGCAGCCCGGCGCTGTAAGGAGCTTGCCGGTGACAGAGCTGTATTTTGTTTTGGCGCCCGTCATGTTCATCCTGCAGTGGCGCCGGTAATGGAGCGTGCCGCCATTGTTGGCGGCGCCGACGGGTGCAGTTGTATTCTTGGCGCAAAGCTGGCCGGCCGCAAGCCGTCCGGTACTGTGCCCCATGCGGTGATGCTTATCGTAGGTGATACCGTTGAAGTAGCTTTGGCTTATGACCGCATTATGCCCACAGAAGATCCCCGGATTGTGCTGGTGGATACTTTTAAGGACGAGGCGGAGGAAACGCTGCGGGTAGCCGAGGCTCTGCAGGATAAGTTAACCGGTGTCCGGCTGGATACGCCCAGTGAGCGGGGCGGAGTGAGGCCGGGGTTGGTACGGGAAATCCGGGCCCGGCTTGATCAGGCCGGTTATAAC
This Dethiobacter alkaliphilus AHT 1 DNA region includes the following protein-coding sequences:
- a CDS encoding Veg family protein is translated as MLAATNALLQIRRSLETHVGQQIRLRAHRGRRKTLEKVGVLENTYPSIFVVRIDEPNYNQRLSFSYADVLTETVELTLMQKARESKTKNLA
- a CDS encoding LysM peptidoglycan-binding domain-containing protein, yielding MGNEKFEHISRVLPLILAAGETELDFSLLWSLPGNVSEYNEPELTVMDVEAQALENQICIRFSINQETYYVDEKTGLVEKASTTHQQTRLLPVDNIKPGDLVQVDVAADLRGNWQAVRSKDGTSFKGDCRLSVGYTVQEQQEVMFYKPAQLDGEILAESLSVESIHSRFARTIDLAIPAEFTEAPASLAKIEAELVNVKATSLFAWVKVEGEVVAQLPYLNNEGQPCEEMVVYPVKQYLEVPEARPDMEVAPGGRVEIFTCQHEDGEKAGTLRGLLHIQGRLSRLEPLNVALQARSHQSFYHGHKPHQYPHDKPFWLEQVVGTGSSQTLIQREIIFVRRARKVREPVDARVRNLRHEIIPNKVIVRGVLHKQIMAVDAETSVVFSQDVREDFVHFVDVPGASPGMRAHVDARVEFVKVDIHPGGETARQVTIIEIRVKVTRPVKKDVVVSPISPPHKPVKPPAKPEKRVYTVRSGDSVWKIANMFGVSMESIIRANNLQNPDLIFPGQQLIIPR
- a CDS encoding CAP domain-containing protein, encoding MHKKWTSIFSLALFITLMIGFSSVAEATTTRFVFRYTSNGWQRISSPAQNNNRVTYAFYQAERGENLFRISKRHDTTVTELMRLNRLSGTGIRARQLLLVPVRTPDPKPEPQPEPQPEPQPEPQPEPQPEPQPEPQPEPQPQPEPKPEPKPEPQPDPVEQPVSGLTQEEQQMLDLVNHERTSRGLPALQADLEVTRLARLKSQDMIDYNYFSHQSPTYGSPFDMMRNAGVSYRTAGENLAGNSSVERAHTALMNSPGHRANILNPDFTHIGIGIITGGRYGKMFTQMFVGR
- a CDS encoding small, acid-soluble spore protein, alpha/beta type; translation: MSPRRKPIMSDALKEEIAEELGVANVVRQDGWGSVSSRDCGNLVKMAIERAEKALMNGQ
- a CDS encoding L,D-transpeptidase family protein; translation: MTRIEINRLMKKLTFYHQGQYYKTYPIAIGKPDTPTPLGEFSVYEKNPRPHQMLGTRWMAFTYQRHGIHGTFNPWTIGTAATAGCVRMYNEDVEELFPLTPIGTPVIIFEKEEKVKIPEHIGKEVYQVRPGDTVETIARRFRITPEQLIHFNKIKFPKYLHPGKLLVIPKFE
- a CDS encoding DUF3794 and LysM peptidoglycan-binding domain-containing protein, encoding MGKDDHVVALECISELLKVEQVVGENASQTSVIRDVTLPDRVRKITEVDATLRNVRGRVIENKVVVEGIVHKQIFYVDDDTGQLKEFTVPEERFVHFVDVPGAMPGMNVQVHGRIEFVGHDFIKEIVDNKKKGRADEGSASEETGAQEVDANWGKPGFPSKPEKPDRVESLFRQTVVLELFAKVTETMQLNVVVDAVGIPEDRVMTELLKVDSVIGEGAAQAKVRADIDFDRPARKIQRIDSEVRNVTARVIENKVVVEGVLHKQIFFVGADDDVVYEVSVDEPFTHFVDIPGAFPGANVQVFPRVEFVNVVIDNYDPTMGVQTAIIDIFVKVTETVQVDVVTDIRDVPVTKELLKVSQVIGEGARQETIVANLQAPAPARKIAGPPDTRFENVEARVIENKVIVEGDLVKQIFFVRDGEVPEVLEFEVTERFTVFVDIPGAMPGHVVQVYPRVEFTDFEIDPQDRTQIRQTSVIEVFVKVTEFVQLEVVTDCEVAPVPSVTIYVVQPGDTLFKIAKKFSVTVDEILAANPDITDPNVIFPGQKIFIPRK
- a CDS encoding nicotinate phosphoribosyltransferase → MKELRSLQDVQNMEVNSGRKLNSATHEEVLAGATTDIYFIRTLEILNATNRSDAVVTAEVFASRPGVLCGIEEAVQLLKTKDVKVWALEEGEEFAQKEVVLRIKGRYSDFGIYETGILGMLASSSGWATAARRCKELAGDRAVFCFGARHVHPAVAPVMERAAIVGGADGCSCILGAKLAGRKPSGTVPHAVMLIVGDTVEVALAYDRIMPTEDPRIVLVDTFKDEAEETLRVAEALQDKLTGVRLDTPSERGGVRPGLVREIRARLDQAGYNHVKLFVSGGIDEERMPALMEAGTDAFGVGSFISRAPAIDMTMDIKELDGKPIAKRGRIPGITESLRLKEIL